Part of the Penaeus monodon isolate SGIC_2016 chromosome 44, NSTDA_Pmon_1, whole genome shotgun sequence genome is shown below.
attgctgtatatttacattttctatataaatatagatagatgatagatagatagatagatgataatataagcATATTTTCATAATTCCACATTAAAGTATTTCCAAagatgtatattcatttatatatatatatatatatatatatatatatatatattaatataatattttttgtaatttaataatatattattaatgtggaATTATGAAAATATGCttaatattcatctatctatctatctatctatctatctatctatatttatatagaaaaatgtaaatatacagcaatatgaatatatatatttattcatttataaatacatatatatttattcattcatcaataggtgtatatatatatatatatatatatatatatattatatatatatatattttatatatatatatatatatatatatatatatatatatatatatatatatatatatatgcatttgtctaaatatatgtatatatgcgtttagttatgtatatgtgtttaagaTTAATTTTTTTGCAGTGATGTTAATGTTGACAgttatttttgttctattttccaTTTACAGGGTGATTATGAGTTTTCTCGGCGACGCGATGCCTTCAGCCCCACTCACAGGCAAGGAAATAGTTGGCACAGGAGTCAGTGTCAAAGAAGAGCTCAGCGAAGATGTCACCGAAGATACATGCCTGGAAATTAAAGAGGAGCTGCTTGATTATGGAGATGAAGCGAGAAATGATGTGTGTAACATGAATTTAATACATGAAAGTCATTTCTTTCATAACCTTCCTGATCTAAGACATGAGGCACATGCAAAAGACTtatgtaacttggttcaggattgTAATGACATGTTAAAAGTGTCATTTGGGGCTAAGGACTGTGGGAAGACGTGTTCATCAGATGGGGTTCAAGTGATGTACGAGGGAAGACTGAAGGAGGATACACAACTAAAATTGGAATCCACAAGGAAATGTTTTGCATGTCAGGTGTGTGGCAAGGAATTGTCTAAAGAGAGTCACATCAGGATTCACATGAGAGtccacacaaaggagaagccatacaacttTGATATTTACAATAAGACACTCCCATCCAAAAGTGATCTAGAAAGGCACGAGATCTGCGAGATTTGCAACAATGCATTCTCGTGTAAAAAGAATCTGTTGAGGTACATGAGgacacatacaaaggagaagccatacagatgtgagatttgcaataaggccttctctgAGAGAGGTAACTTATTAGCGCACATTAGAGTTCACACCAAGGGTAAGCCATACAACTGCAAGATTTGCAACAATACATTCTCATGGAAAAAGAATCTGTTGAGGCacatgagaacacatacaaaggagaagccatacagctgtgagatttgcaataaggccttctctgAGAGAGGTAACCTAGTAGCGCACATTAGAGTACACACCAAGGAGAAACCATactgctgtgagatttgcaacaaggccttctcataTAAAGGTAGTCTAGAGATTCATATGAGAAGGCATAGAAAGGAGAAGACATACATAtgtgaaatttgcaataaggccttctattTGAAAAGCCATGTAGTAAggcatatgagagtgcatacaaaagagaaaccatacagctgtgagatttgtaataaaaaattctCACAAAAATCTGTTCTAGTAATCCacatgagagtacacacaaaagagaagccatacagctgtgagatttgtaataaACACTTCTCAAATATATCTAACCAAATAcaacatatgagagtacatacgaAGGAGAAGCCAGacagctgtgagttttgcaataAGGGTTTCTCACAGACATCTAGTCTAGTCAGACatataagagtacatacaaaagagaagccatactgcTGTGAGATATGTAATAAGGCCTTTGCTTTGAAAGGTAATTTAGTaaggcacatgagagtacatacaaaggataagCCATAAGCCAGATGCATCTTAGACATTAAAAGTTATCTTTTTCTgatttgtgttgtatatgttattCTTAATATGTAGTTTTGTCAAGTTTTATCAAGTTTTAGTCGTTATGACTTGTGTTTAGTCTCCATAGAGTTTATCCACATGCACTGCTGTCATTGACCAGGGGTGATTAGAAAGATGGCCACGAATGTCCACAGTCTTCAAAGAAGATGCTCCTCCCCCTCATCAATAAAGTCACAGATGTGAAAGGCATTGGCTGATTTATACACGAGTGTTCTGACTTATAGCATGATTTTAGATCAAGATTACAGGAGGaaactttttgtattttatataaggcagtatatatatattttattctatttacttatttttttaaggaaatgtaaGTTGATTCAAGttagtaatttttatatctaagagtcaacatgcacaaacacacacagatatttccatctgtgtatctgtttatctgtgtatgtcaTGAAATATATTCATCGGCAATCATATCTTTCTCATACCATAAGAAAGAATTTAGGATGACTTATTGTTAGGATCTTTAAATAGGCATGaatgaaaaggaatatatataccacatgagaTATATTTGAAAGCTGCATTACATCTTTAGAAATACATCAGTATATCTAATTCAGATATAATCAAAGTGCATTAAAAGCCTTTGTTGCATGTGAAGCTATCATACTAttcatacctcatatatatatatatatatatatatatatatatatatatataatatatatatatatatatatatatatatatatatatatgtatgtatgtatgtatacgtatatatacacacacgcatatacatatacataaatgtacactcAATTATGTCCCAAAACCTCTCCtgaatttcctctccttttctgtttattttattgtttcagtatttttcatcattattactctcattgttagtataattaccctttttattattactgttattatttgtacacaaatcatccattatttatgtgtatttttctctctctaagccCACAAGTGATAAGCCATTTGACTTCATGTAAGGCAAGCTTTCATCTCTGTGCCTTGTGTTAGTCTGAGAGGAACACAGAAGGATATCCAGCTGTCATATCCTtgtatatatgactgtgtgtgtttatatatgcataaaaggcAAAACCCCAAATATTGATGCATGCTTAACCAAGTTTCCTATTTATGAGCACATGATTGGAAGCTGCTGGAAAATCTATTAGTTTTGTTAGTCCTTACGTTGGGGGTGTCCAGCCTTTATATTCATCTGTACCCCTTGGTCAGTTTTGTAGAATCCTTTGCaccttaaaaaataaagaaagaaaaacaatgatgtaGATCTTTTATTATGAACATTGTGTAGATTG
Proteins encoded:
- the LOC119568497 gene encoding zinc finger protein OZF-like; protein product: MSFLGDAMPSAPLTGKEIVGTGVSVKEELSEDVTEDTCLEIKEELLDYGDEARNDVCNMNLIHESHFFHNLPDLRHEAHAKDLCNLVQDCNDMLKVSFGAKDCGKTCSSDGVQVMYEGRLKEDTQLKLESTRKCFACQVCGKELSKESHIRIHMRVHTKEKPYNFDIYNKTLPSKSDLERHEICEICNNAFSCKKNLLRYMRTHTKEKPYRCEICNKAFSERGNLLAHIRVHTKGKPYNCKICNNTFSWKKNLLRHMRTHTKEKPYSCEICNKAFSERGNLVAHIRVHTKEKPYCCEICNKAFSYKGSLEIHMRRHRKEKTYICEICNKAFYLKSHVVRHMRVHTKEKPYSCEICNKKFSQKSVLVIHMRVHTKEKPYSCEICNKHFSNISNQIQHMRVHTKEKPDSCEFCNKGFSQTSSLVRHIRVHTKEKPYCCEICNKAFALKGNLVRHMRVHTKDKP